One Candida dubliniensis CD36 chromosome 1, complete sequence genomic region harbors:
- a CDS encoding pirin-like-family protein, putative (Similar to C. albicans PRN1) codes for MVIFPLISKIQFLILFFLYYPLQVLSINNTNKESLDMSVRSISKIVTANEQAEGAGARVRRSIGIMNQRNFDPFLMFDHFSSSGTNGFPEHPHRGQETITLVLNGAMAHEDFTGSKGILYPGDLQFMTAGRGVVHSEMPIKNDDGSPTVGLQLWVDLPNNMKGVKPRYRDLREWEIPEVVTDDGKVTIKVISGKSHGVESIKELAYTPINYYYYKVKAGGEFKQELQPGFNYFLYVLNGRNLVLNEDTKVDRYQNVFFGDKGDFITGKNAAKKDNNETEVQFILVGGKKLEQEVVQYGPFVASSRENIQKAFQDYQYGRNGFENIKTWQTLISGGVTKEMIEGPLNGNLEKRAAKKSAYLEKQQKKAAPIAAQAELVKDEL; via the coding sequence aTGGTTATTTTCCCGTTGATTCtgaaaattcaatttttgattttattctttttatattatCCATTACAagttttatcaattaataataccaACAAAGAAAGTTTAGATATGTCTGTTAgatcaatttcaaagatAGTTACTGCCAACGAACAAGCCGAAGGCGCTGGTGCTAGAGTTAGAAGATCAATTGGGATCATGaatcaaagaaattttGATCCATTCTTAATGTTTGACCATTTTTCCAGTTCAGGTACCAATGGATTCCCAGAACATCCACACAGAGGTCAAGAAACCATTACATTGGTGTTGAATGGTGCTATGGCTCATGAAGATTTCACTGGTTCTAAAGGTATTTTGTACCCCGGTGATTTGCAATTTATGACTGCTGGTAGAGGTGTCGTGCATTCTGAAATGCCAATTAAAAACGATGACGGGTCTCCAACTGTTGGATTACAATTATGGGTGGACTTACCAAATAACATGAAAGGTGTAAAACCAAGATACAGGGACTTGAGAGAATGGGAAATTCCTGAAGTGGTCACTGATGACGGTAAAGTAACCATCAAGGTTATTTCTGGTAAATCACACGGCGTTGAATCAATCAAAGAATTGGCTTATACTCCtatcaattattactactacaaGGTCAAAGCTGGTGGTGAAtttaaacaagaattgcAACCAGGATTCAACTACTTCTTGTATGTGTTGAACGGAAGAAATCTCGTGTTGAATGAAGACACAAAGGTTGACAGATATCAAAATGTCTTTTTCGGTGATAAAGGTGATTTTATCACTGGTAAAAATGCTGCTAAAAAGGATAATAACGAAACCGAAGTGCAATTTATATTAGTCGGAGGTAAGAAATTGGAACAAGAAGTTGTCCAATATGGTCCATTTGTTGCCAGTTCTAGAGAAAATATCCAAAAGGCTTTCCAAGATTATCAATATGGAAGAAatggatttgaaaatattaaaactTGGCAAACATTGATCAGTGGAGGTGTTACCAAGGAAATGATTGAAGGACCATTAAATGGTAATCTTGAAAAGAGGGCAGCTAAGAAAAGTGCATACTTGGAAaagcaacaaaaaaaagctgCTCCCATTGCTGCTCAAGCTGAACTTGTAAAAGATGAGCTTTAG
- the CPY2 gene encoding carboxypeptidase Y precursor, putative yields the protein MQLSTLVNWLAALTVGAQAVSFGNNLKDQIILDSEESSPDLYLESMFKDLGSLPIDLITAWAEMQSELSPEQIAKLINQYDSKNEKPKKNKFNPMTSSSSPTAKFEKLSNEKFTGYSMRVKESFPEILGLDTVKQYTGYLDIDSLDKHLFYWFFESRNDPKNDPIILWLNGGPGCSSSTGLFFELGPSSINKTLHPVYNPYSWNSNASVIFLDQPVGVGYSYTGGDEVKNTLTAAKDVYVFLELFFQKFPQFLNNKFHIAGESYAGHYIPAFASEIINNADRSFELASVLIGNGITDPLIQDGSYKPMGCGEGGYKPVLTTEQCDQMERDYPKCAKLTKLCYSFQTALTCIPAQFYCDTRLFKPYEETGLNPYDIRKHCADQGGNCYVELDYLDEYLNLDYVKEAVGASNIDIFTSCDDTVFRNFILDGDEMKPFQQYVAELLDNNVPVLIYAGDKDFICNWVGNLAWVNELEYSDSEQFAPKPLQLWKPNGKNPAGEVKNHKHFTFLRIYDAGHMVPFDQPENALAMVNTWIQGDYAFGLESN from the coding sequence ATGCAATTATCTACATTAGTCAATTGGTTGGCTGCTTTAACTGTCGGGGCACAGGCAGTGTCATTTGGTAACAATTTAAAAGATCAGATTATATTGGATTCTGAAGAAAGTTCACCAGATTTGTATTTGGAGTCGATGTTTAAAGATTTAGGTTCATTgccaattgatttgattacTGCTTGGGCAGAAATGCAATCGGAATTGTCACCTGAACAAATCGccaaattaatcaatcaatatgATTCTAAGAAtgaaaaaccaaaaaagaacaagTTTAATCCAATGACATCATCCTCTTCACCAACTgccaaatttgaaaaacttTCTAATGAGAAATTTACTGGTTATTCAATGCGTGTAAAAGAAAGTTTCCCGGAAATTTTGGGTCTCGATACAGTGAAACAGTATACTGGGTATTTAGATATTGACTCATTAGATAAACATCTTTTCTATTGGTTTTTCGAAAGTAGAAATGATCCAAAGAATGATCCTATTATTTTATGGCTCAATGGTGGTCCTGGTTGCAGCTCCTCGACAGGTTTATTTTTCGAATTGGGCCCATCTTCAATCAACAAGACTTTACATCCGGTTTATAATCCTTATTCTTGGAATTCTAATGCCTCAGTCATTTTCTTAGATCAACCTGTTGGTGTTGGATATTCATACACAGGTGGTGATGAAGTTAAGAACACTCTTACAGCTGCTAAAGATGTTTATGTGTTTTTGGAATTgttctttcaaaaattcCCACAGTTTTTGAACAACAAGTTTCACATTGCTGGTGAATCTTATGCTGGTCATTACATCCCAGCATTTGCTTCagaaattattaacaaCGCCGATAGATCGTTTGAGTTGGCTTCTGTGTTGATTGGTAACGGTATCACTGATCCATTGATTCAAGATGGTTCCTATAAACCAATGGGTTGTGGTGAAGGTGGTTACAAGCCTGTTTTAACTACTGAGCAATGTGATCAAATGGAAAGGGATTATCCTAAATGTGCCAAGTTGACTAAATTATGTTACAGTTTCCAAACGGCCTTGACTTGTATTCCAGCCCAATTTTACTGTGATACCCGCTTATTTAAGCCTTATGAAGAAACAGGATTAAATCCATATGATATCAGGAAGCATTGTGCCGATCAAGGTGGTAATTGTTACGTGGAATTGGATTATTTGGATGAATACTTGAATCTTGATTATGTAAAAGAGGCTGTTGGTGCTTCTAATATCGATATTTTTACTTCATGCGATGATACTGTGTTTAGAAACTTTATTTTAGACGGTGACGAAATGAAACCTTTCCAACAATATGTTGCtgaattattagataataACGTACCGGTATTGATTTATGCTGGTGATAAGGATTTTATTTGTAATTGGGTGGGTAATTTGGCATGGGTAAACGAATTGGAATATTCAGATAGTGAACAGTTTGCACCAAAACCATTGCAATTATGGAAACCAAATGGTAAGAATCCTGCTGGAGAAGTCAAAAATCACAAGCATTTCACATTCTTGAGAATTTATGACGCTGGTCACATGGTTCCGTTTGATCAACCAGAAAATGCCCTTGCTATGGTTAATACTTGGATACAAGGAGATTATGCTTTTGGTTTAGAGAGTAATTAA
- a CDS encoding DNA excision-repair protein, putative (Similar to C. albicans ERC1;~Similar to Homo sapiens ERCC1;~Similar to S. cerevisiae RAD10), with translation MSNNKDNPNDIDASSFASILAGVQKMREDAGSIPSHEPAPKEANVDPQPNASSSLNTIQQPPTHKNVTNDRYQRATLDQSTAKPVSPKKSNNSVKPSTKRLQTTGPSDILVAPSQERNPLLSLSKMQVTSWSFDKSILSDYYINPKFQILFLSLRYHKLHPEYIWNRWKKLNQGSSTVHTRGDDVLRVLLVFVDIDSHQELLRKLSDFCIKHDLSLVLAWSYEEAGNYIALCKQLDNAPTKARKIIEGTKGTDYNSSVVEAFTGIKSVNKTDVSNLLANCKSVKEIILQSCQNDNDDGIGLSSIPGLGTRKLANLKNVFSEPFISNKNYDT, from the coding sequence ATGtccaataataaagataatCCAAATGACATTGATGCTTCATCATTTGCCAGTATTCTAGCTGGTGTACAGAAAATGAGAGAGGATGCTGGAAGTATACCATCACATGAACCAGCTCCCAAAGAAGCCAATGTTGATCCCCAACCAAACGCGTCATCATCGTTAAATAcaattcaacaaccacCAACTCACAAAAACGTCACAAATGACAGGTATCAAAGAGCAACGCTAGATCAATCAACTGCAAAACCTGTTTCTCCCAAAAAGAGCAATAATAGTGTGAAGCCCAGTACGAAGCGATTGCAAACTACTGGACCAAGTGATATTCTAGTTGCCCCGTCTCAAGAGCGCAATCCATTACTATCCTTATCGAAAATGCAAGTAACCTCCTGGTCATTTGACAAGTCTATTCTATCCGATTACTATATCAATCCCAAGTTCcagattttatttttatcgTTGAGGTACCATAAGCTTCATCCAGAATATATTTGGAATCGATGGAAAAAGTTAAATCAAGGTTCGTCGACTGTTCACACAAGAGGTGACGATGTATTAAGGGTGTTGCTAGTTTTTGTAGATATCGATTCCCATCAAGAATTATTGCGTAAGCTACTGGATTTTTGCATTAAACATGATTTATCGTTGGTTTTAGCATGGTCATACGAAGAGGCCGGTAACTACATTGCATTGTGTAAACAACTAGATAATGCGCCTACCAAGGCCAGGAAAATTATTGAAGGTACTAAAGGAACGGACTACAACTCAAGTGTGGTAGAAGCTTTTACTGGTATTAAACTGGTCAATAAAACCGATGTCTCAAATCTACTAGCAAATTGCAAGTCTGTGAAAGAAATTATACTTCAAAGCTGTCagaatgataatgatgatggcATAGGTCTTTCCAGTATTCCTGGGTTGGGAACTAGAAAATTGGCAAACCTTAAGAATGTATTTCTGGAGCCttttatttcaaataaaaattatgaTACATGA
- a CDS encoding chaperone, putative (Similar to C. albicans GIM5;~Similar to S. cerevisiae GIM5;~Similar to S. pombe BOB1): MSTEPTNVDLNSLPPQKLVEFRKSIDEEITHFTQSLQALAAAQSKLKDCISSINNLEQSKEDNLLVPLTSSLYIPGQVVTRNRYLVDIGTGYYVEKSAKKAKLGYDKKIKKLDEDAKKLKGILVQKNELLNTVNLILRKKVIEMEKQQEGPSSADATN, encoded by the coding sequence ATGTCTACCGAACCTACAAATGTCGATTTAAACTCATTACCTCCACAAAAGTTGGTTGAGTTTCGTAAATCTatagatgaagaaattaccCATTTCACACAATCCTTGCAAGCATTGGCAGCAGCACAGTCAAAGTTGAAAGACTGTATTTCTAGTATAAATAACTTGGAACAATCCAAAGaagataatttattagtTCCCTTAACAAGCTCCTTATATATACCTGGTCAGGTGGTAACAAGAAATCGATACTTGGTAGATATAGGTACAGGTTATTATGTTGAAAAACTGGCAAAGAAAGCTAAATTAGGTTACGacaagaaaatcaaaaaattggatGAAGATGCTAAGAAGTTAAAGGGTATTCTAGTGCAAAAGAACGAGTTGTTAAACACtgtgaatttgattttaagaaaaaaagtaatCGAAATGGAGAAACAGCAAGAGGGACCATCATCGGCAGATGCAactaattga
- a CDS encoding pirin-like-family protein, putative (Similar to C. albicans PRN4) — protein sequence MSARSIAKIVTARQQAEGVGARVRRSIGVANQPSFNPFLMFDHFSSSGANGFPEHPHRGQETITLVLNGAMAHEDFTGSKGILYAGDLQFMTAGKGIVHSEMPVANADGSPTVGLQLWVDLPDALKNTEPRYRDLREWEIPEVVTDDGKVIIKVISGRSHGIESIKELAYTPINYYYYKVKAGGKFKQELQSGFNYFLYVLNGNDLYLNGEKKIDQYQNVFFEEKGDFITGENKANEDTKDTEVQFILVGGKKLDQKVVHYGPFVADCEENIEHAIIDYQYAQNGFENRKTWKTLISDGVTKDMIEGPLNGNLEKREATKKEYLESKQK from the coding sequence ATGTCCGCAAGATCAATAGCTAAAATCGTTACCGCCAGACAACAAGCCGAAGGTGTTGGTGCTAGAGTAAGAAGATCAATTGGTGTTGCAAATCAACCATCATTTAACCCATTTTTGATGTTTGATCATTTTTCCAGTTCAGGTGCTAATGGATTCCCAGAACATCCACATAGAGGTCAAGAAACTATTACATTGGTGTTGAATGGTGCTATGGCTCATGAAGATTTCACTGGTTCAAAAGGTATTTTATATGCTGGAGATTTGCAATTTATGACTGCTGGTAAAGGTATTGTCCATTCAGAAATGCCAGTTGCCAACGCTGATGGATCTCCAACTGTTGGGTTACAATTGTGGGTTGATTTACCGGATGCATTAAAGAATACCGAGCCAAGATATAGAGATTTGAGAGAATGGGAAATCCCAGAGGTGGTTACTGATGATGGGAAAGTCATTATTAAAGTTATTTCTGGAAGATCACATGGTATCGAATCAATCAAAGAATTGGCTTATACTCCtatcaattattactactatAAAGTTAAAGCTGGAGGTAAATTCAAACAAGAATTGCAATCAGGGTTCAATTACTTTTTATATGTTTTAAATGGTAATGATCTTTATTTGAATGGTGAAAAAAAGattgatcaatatcaaaatgtTTTTTTCGAAGAGAAAGGTGATTTTATAACTGGTGAAAACAAGGCTAATGAAGATACTAAAGACACTGAAGTACAATTTATTTTGGTTGGTGGGAAAAAATTGGATCAAAAAGTTGTTCATTATGGTCCATTTGTTGCTGATTGTGAAGAGAATATTGAACATGCTATAATAGATTATCAATACGCTCAAAatggatttgaaaatagGAAAACTTGGAAAACATTGATTAGTGATGGTGTGACAAAAGATATGATTGAAGGTCCATTGAATGGTAATCttgaaaaaagagaagCCACCAAGAAAGAATATTTGGAATCCAAGCAAAAGTAG
- a CDS encoding pirin-like-family protein, putative (Similar to C. albicans PRN2) gives MSIRSIAKIVTSKQKTEGSGAIVHRSLGIYQQRKYNPFLLFDHFIGANNHGFPAHPHQGHETITYVLNGAVAHEDFTGARGMLYKGDLQFMTAGKGIMHSEMPVSKNEESPTVGLQLWVDLPENKRNIDPNYRDLREWEIPEVVADDGKVSVKVISGKSYGIESIKQLAYIPIDYFHYKIKPGGQFKQEFRSDFNYFLYVIRGTTLELNNNTKVEQYQNVYFEETGDFITGRNITTKPDEEVEFAIIGGKKLDQDVYIFGTFAADTEENMKKGFQDYKNQRNGFEKIKTWKSLISKGVTQEMIDGPLNGNLELREKNKNDYLKSLQTRENILV, from the coding sequence ATGTCAATTAGATCCATAGCTAAAATTGTTACTTCAAAGCAAAAAACTGAGGGTTCAGGAGCAATTGTTCATCGATCATTAGgtatttatcaacaacgGAAATACAATCCattcttattatttgatCACTTTATAGGTGCAAACAACCATGGTTTTCCTGCTCATCCTCATCAGGGACACGAAACAATAACCTACGTTTTGAATGGAGCAGTCGCTCATGAAGATTTTACAGGGGCAAGGGGAATGCTCTACAAAGGTGATTTACAATTTATGACTGCTGGTAAAGGAATAATGCATTCGGAAATGCCCGTAtcaaaaaatgaagaatcACCTACTGTGGGACTACAATTATGGGTCGATTTACCTGAAAACAAACGGAATATAGATCCCAATTATCGCGATTTAAGAGAGTGGGAAATACCTGAAGTTGTGGCTGATGATGGTAAAGTTAGTGTTAAAGTTATTTCTGGAAAAAGTTATGGAATAGaatcaatcaaacaattggCATATATCCCCATTGATTATTTCCACTACAAAATAAAACCTGGAGGTCAATTTAAACAAGAATTCAGATCAGATTTTAACTACTTTTTGTATGTGATCAGAGGAACTACACTTgaattaaacaataatacaAAAGTTGAACAATACCAAAATGTATATTTTGAAGAAACAGGAGATTTTATAACTGGTAGAAATATCACCACAAAACCTGACGAAGAAGTAGAATTTGCAATCATTGGTGGCAAAAAACTAGATCAAGATGTCTACATCTTTGGGACATTTGCGGCTGATACTGAGGAAAACATGAAAAAGGGGTTTCAAGATTATAAGAATCAACGTAatggatttgaaaaaataaaaacttGGAAGTCGTTGATTAGTAAAGGTGTAACCCAAGAAATGATTGATGGCCCGTTAAACGGAAACTTGGAACTACGtgaaaagaataagaatGACTATTTGAAAAGTCTACAGACCCGTGAAAACATACTTGTGTAG
- a CDS encoding pirin-like-family protein, putative (Similar to C. albicans PRN3), producing MSVRSIAKVVTPNPPRPGSPVKIRNSIGSSSQFNPFLLFDHFSIPSTGGFPAHPHRGQETITLVLKGGVAHEDFTGSKGVLYPGDLQFMTAGKGVVHSEMPVPNKDGSPSVGLQLWVDLPNDMKGVKPRYRDLREWEIPEVIADDGKVKVKVISGTSHGISSQKELAYTPVNYYHYKVKAGGKFKQELSPGFNYFLYVLNGKNLKLNGNKIVDQYQTVFFNETGDYITGENTAIEDTEANQSEFVLIGGKILNQKPVQYGPFVASSKTGITKALFDYELARNGFEHRVKWNSLISRGVNKSMVDGPLNGSLEKRAADKKSYLDSKI from the coding sequence ATGTCAGTAAGATCAATTGCTAAAGTCGTTACTCCAAATCCACCAAGACCAGGATCCCCAGTGAAAATTAGAAATTCAATTGGATCATCAAGTCAATTTAAtccatttttattatttgatcaTTTCTCAATTCCATCAACTGGTGGATTCCCTGCCCATCCACATCGTGGTCAAGAAACCATTACTTTGGTATTAAAAGGTGGAGTTGCTCATGAAGATTTTACTGGATCCAAAGGTGTTTTATATCCAGGTGATTTACAATTTATGACTGCTGGTAAAGGTGTTGTTCATTCGGAAATGCCAGTTCCAAATAAAGATGGTTCACCTAGTGTTGGTTTACAATTATGGGTTGATTTGCCCAATGATATGAAAGGTGTAAAACCAAGATATAGAGATTTAAGAGAATGGGAAATCCCTGAAGTAATTGCCGATGATGGTAAAGTTAAAGTCAAAGTCATTTCTGGGACATCTCATGGTATACTGTCCCAAAAAGAATTAGCATATACTCCAgttaattattatcattataaaGTCAAAGCTGGTGGTAAGtttaaacaagaattacTGCCCGGTTTCAACTATTTCTTATATGTGTTGAATgggaaaaatttgaaattgaatggaaacaaaattgttgatcaatatcaaacaGTGTTTTTCAACGAAACAGGAGATTACATTACTGGTGAAAATACTGCTATTGAAGACACTGAAGCCAATCAATCAGAATTTGTGTTGATTGGTGGGAAGATTTTGAACCAGAAACCAGTACAATACGGTCCATTTGTTGCGTCAAGTAAAACAGGAATAACCAAAgcattatttgattatgaaCTTGCAAGAAATGGGTTTGAACATAGAGTGAAATGGAATTCATTGATAAGCCGTGGGGtcaataaatcaatggTAGATGGTCCATTGAATGGTAGTCTAGAAAAAAGAGCTGCTGATAAGAAATCATATTTGGATTCAAAGATTTAA